A single window of Lutzomyia longipalpis isolate SR_M1_2022 chromosome 1, ASM2433408v1 DNA harbors:
- the LOC129787429 gene encoding facilitated trehalose transporter Tret1 isoform X1 codes for MSSSKALTKAMVHFWQNMSQKEDDPNSANPMLYDPIQDGIGTTRKLMQFIAATIVALGAVSAGTVLAWTSPVVNQLRGNDSFNMTDDQESWVGSLLAIGAFFGAIPAGILADMIGRKYINMALALPFLISWGFIIFATNIGMIYAGRIFAGIATGAVCVVAPMFISEIGETSIRGALGSFFQLFLTMGILLVYAAGSVVDWRTLSGICAIAPAMLAVGMIFLPESPVHLVKKERRNDAIQAIKWLWGKQCNSRAAIQVIQNDVDAAAGKASMRDLWTIPANRAGLIICLCLMLFQQISGINAVIFYTQPIFQSAGSSLDASLCTIIVGVVQVFMTFGSTLLIDKAGRRILLMQSSIVMGACLTMLGIYFHLKDGGTDVTAIGWLPLVSLVLFIVSFSLGFGPIPWMMMGELFGPDVKGMASSIAVMLNWTLVFIVTKSFGMMNVTFGSDVTFWIFAVCMAIATTFTALKVPETKGKSGAEIQMILAGKQN; via the exons atgtcttcttcAAAGGCTTTGACCAAAGCCATGGTTCACTTTTGGCAG AATATGAGCCAAAAGGAGGATGACCCGAATAGTGCCAATCCGATGCTTTATGATCCCATTCAAGATGGAATTGGAACAACACGTAAACTTATGCAATTTATTGCGGCCACAATAG TCGCCTTGGGTGCCGTGAGTGCTGGAACAGTGCTGGCGTGGACATCTCCGGTTGTGAATCAACTCCGGGGTAATGATTCATTCAACATGACAGATGATCAAG aaTCATGGGTGGGCTCCCTTCTGGCAATTGGCGCCTTCTTTGGAGCCATCCCTGCTGGGATTCTGGCTGACATGATTGGAAGGAAGTACATTAACATGGCTCTGGCTCTTCCGTTCCTTATCAGTTGGGGCTTCATCATATTCGCCACCAACATTGGAATGATTTATGCTGGACGAATCTTTGCTG GAATTGCTACTGGTGCTGTTTGTGTGGTAGCCCCCATGTTTATCTCAGAAATCGGGGAGACGTCAATTCGTGGAGCTCTTGGGTCATTTTTCCAGCTCTTCCTCACCATGGGAATCCTTCTTGTTTACGCTGCTGGATCTGTCGTTGATTGGCGCACATTGAGTGGGATCTGTGCTATTGCGCCGGCTATGCTGGCTGTCGGGATGATCTTCTTGCCTGAGAGTCCTGTGCATTTGGTGAAGAAGGAGCGACGTAATGATGCAATTCAGGCCATTAAATGGCTCTGGGGGAAGCAATGCAACTCACGGGCGGCCATTCAGGTGATCCAGAACGATGTGGATGCTGCAGCGGGGAAGGCTTCAATGAGAGATCTATGGACTATTCCTGCCAATCGGGCTGGGCTCATCATCTGCCTATGCTTGATGCTCTTCCAACAAATTTCCGGCATCAATGCGGTGATCTTCTATACTCAACCGATTTTCCAGAGTGCTGGCAGTTCCTTGGATGCTTCTCTGTGCACAATCATTGTTGGAGTCGTTCAGGTGTTCATGACATTCGGATCAACGTTGCTAATTGACAAAGCTGGAAGGAGGATCCTTCTGATGCAGAGTAGCATTGTTATGGGAGCTTGTTTGACTATGCTTGGTATTTACTTCCATCTCAAGGATGGTGGAACTGATGTTACAGCCATTGGGTGGCTACCACTTGTCTCGCTGGTTCTCTTCATTGTCAGCTTCTCTCTTGG ttTCGGCCCAATTCCATGGATGATGATGGGTGAGCTCTTTGGTCCGGATGTAAAAGGAATGGCATCCTCAATTGCAGTCATGCTGAATTGGACTCTCGTCTTCATTGTGACCAAGAGCTTCGGCATGATGAACGTGACCTTTGGTAGTGATGTAACCTTCTGGATTTTCGCCGTCTGCATGGCCATTGCAACCACCTTTACGGCACTCAAAGTTCCCGAAACAAAGGGCAAGAGTGGTGCggaaattcaaatgattctGGCTGGAAAGCAAAATTAA
- the LOC129787429 gene encoding facilitated trehalose transporter Tret1 isoform X2 yields MSQKEDDPNSANPMLYDPIQDGIGTTRKLMQFIAATIVALGAVSAGTVLAWTSPVVNQLRGNDSFNMTDDQESWVGSLLAIGAFFGAIPAGILADMIGRKYINMALALPFLISWGFIIFATNIGMIYAGRIFAGIATGAVCVVAPMFISEIGETSIRGALGSFFQLFLTMGILLVYAAGSVVDWRTLSGICAIAPAMLAVGMIFLPESPVHLVKKERRNDAIQAIKWLWGKQCNSRAAIQVIQNDVDAAAGKASMRDLWTIPANRAGLIICLCLMLFQQISGINAVIFYTQPIFQSAGSSLDASLCTIIVGVVQVFMTFGSTLLIDKAGRRILLMQSSIVMGACLTMLGIYFHLKDGGTDVTAIGWLPLVSLVLFIVSFSLGFGPIPWMMMGELFGPDVKGMASSIAVMLNWTLVFIVTKSFGMMNVTFGSDVTFWIFAVCMAIATTFTALKVPETKGKSGAEIQMILAGKQN; encoded by the exons ATGAGCCAAAAGGAGGATGACCCGAATAGTGCCAATCCGATGCTTTATGATCCCATTCAAGATGGAATTGGAACAACACGTAAACTTATGCAATTTATTGCGGCCACAATAG TCGCCTTGGGTGCCGTGAGTGCTGGAACAGTGCTGGCGTGGACATCTCCGGTTGTGAATCAACTCCGGGGTAATGATTCATTCAACATGACAGATGATCAAG aaTCATGGGTGGGCTCCCTTCTGGCAATTGGCGCCTTCTTTGGAGCCATCCCTGCTGGGATTCTGGCTGACATGATTGGAAGGAAGTACATTAACATGGCTCTGGCTCTTCCGTTCCTTATCAGTTGGGGCTTCATCATATTCGCCACCAACATTGGAATGATTTATGCTGGACGAATCTTTGCTG GAATTGCTACTGGTGCTGTTTGTGTGGTAGCCCCCATGTTTATCTCAGAAATCGGGGAGACGTCAATTCGTGGAGCTCTTGGGTCATTTTTCCAGCTCTTCCTCACCATGGGAATCCTTCTTGTTTACGCTGCTGGATCTGTCGTTGATTGGCGCACATTGAGTGGGATCTGTGCTATTGCGCCGGCTATGCTGGCTGTCGGGATGATCTTCTTGCCTGAGAGTCCTGTGCATTTGGTGAAGAAGGAGCGACGTAATGATGCAATTCAGGCCATTAAATGGCTCTGGGGGAAGCAATGCAACTCACGGGCGGCCATTCAGGTGATCCAGAACGATGTGGATGCTGCAGCGGGGAAGGCTTCAATGAGAGATCTATGGACTATTCCTGCCAATCGGGCTGGGCTCATCATCTGCCTATGCTTGATGCTCTTCCAACAAATTTCCGGCATCAATGCGGTGATCTTCTATACTCAACCGATTTTCCAGAGTGCTGGCAGTTCCTTGGATGCTTCTCTGTGCACAATCATTGTTGGAGTCGTTCAGGTGTTCATGACATTCGGATCAACGTTGCTAATTGACAAAGCTGGAAGGAGGATCCTTCTGATGCAGAGTAGCATTGTTATGGGAGCTTGTTTGACTATGCTTGGTATTTACTTCCATCTCAAGGATGGTGGAACTGATGTTACAGCCATTGGGTGGCTACCACTTGTCTCGCTGGTTCTCTTCATTGTCAGCTTCTCTCTTGG ttTCGGCCCAATTCCATGGATGATGATGGGTGAGCTCTTTGGTCCGGATGTAAAAGGAATGGCATCCTCAATTGCAGTCATGCTGAATTGGACTCTCGTCTTCATTGTGACCAAGAGCTTCGGCATGATGAACGTGACCTTTGGTAGTGATGTAACCTTCTGGATTTTCGCCGTCTGCATGGCCATTGCAACCACCTTTACGGCACTCAAAGTTCCCGAAACAAAGGGCAAGAGTGGTGCggaaattcaaatgattctGGCTGGAAAGCAAAATTAA
- the LOC129787428 gene encoding facilitated trehalose transporter Tret1 yields MNPAELNYQPVSTFESTDREFSKTEKFIMEKGKSYRQFLAGVVVNIASLALGTTLGWTSPVFPKINYSNDTAVPDTPLEGLPTADELSWIGSLVALGALIAPFIAGPLADKIGRKWTLLSSTGFFAISWILLVTTNNIPQMYVARLFQGFGVGFVMTVQTMYIGEISSDQFRGALGSFMQLFIVTGILYVYAIGPFVSYVQLQWICLIPPLAFAAGFFFMPETPYYYTGKGDKTNAVKSLQFLRGKSAEGVQEEALKIQEAVEEAMKNKGTIKDLVGNKGNLKALIICAGLISFQQLSGINVVLFYSQIIFAKTGSSLEPAIATIIVGIVQVIASGLTPLVVDRLGRKIILLVSGAGMAVCHALLGLYFFLDYQKSEVVPSIGWLPILSVIGFVSVYCIGFGPLPWAVLGEMFPANVKSIASSIVASTCWVLGFLVTKYFSAMDEALGSHWAFWIFGIFCCGAFAFTFTIVMETKGLSLQEIQNRLNGRTATDF; encoded by the exons ATGAATCCAGCTGAACTCAACTATCAACCAGTCAGTACGTTTGAGTCGACCGACCGAGAATTCTCCAAGACTGAGAAGTTCATCATGGAGAAAGGAAAGTCCTACAGGCAATTCTTGGCTGGTGTTGTTG TAAATATCGCGAGTTTGGCTTTGGGAACAACCCTAGGATGGACATCTCCTgtattcccaaaaataaattacagcAATGATACTGCTGTGCCTGATACTCCGTTGGAAGGACTTCCAACAGCTGATGAATTATCATGGATTGGATCTCTTGTTGCTCTTGGAGCTCTTATTG CGCCCTTTATTGCGGGTCCACTGGCGGATAAGATTGGCAGGAAATGGACACTACTGTCCAGTACTGGCTTTTTCGCAATATCCTGGATACTCCTTGTAACAACCAATAACATTCCACAGATGTACGTTGCTCGTCTCTTCCAG GGTTTCGGTGTTGGTTTCGTGATGACCGTTCAAACGATGTACATCGGAGAAATTTCCTCTGATCAATTCCGTGGGGCCCTAGGTTCCTTCATGCAGCTTTTCATTGTCACAGGGATCCTCTACGTCTACGCAATTGGGCCTTTTGTATCCTACGTGCAACTGCAGTGGATATGTTTGATCCCACCACTAGCCTTTGCAGCaggatttttcttcatgccTGAAACGCCATACTACTACACAGGGAAAGGAGACAAAACCAACGCAGTCAAGTCTCTGCAATTCCTACGGGGAAAGTCAGCTGAAGGAGTCCAAGAAGAAGCACTAAAAATACAAGAAGCTGTAGAAGAAGCCATGAAGAATAAGGGAACAATTAAGGATCTTGTAGGAAACAAGGGGAACCTCAAGGCTCTGATCATTTGCGCAGGATTAATCTCATTTCAACAACTTTCTGGAATCAACGTGGTGCTATTCTACAGTCAGATCATCTTTGCCAAAACCGGAAGTTCTCTCGAACCAGCAATAGCGACAATTATTGTAGGAATTGTTCAAGTTATTGCTAGCGGACTGACACCACTTGTAGTGGATCGTCTTGGACGTAAAATCATTCTCTTGGTTTCTGGAGCAGGCATGGCAGTTTGTCATGCCCTACTTGGACTCTACTTTTTCCTGGACTACCAAAAATCCGAAGTTGTACCAAGTATCGGATGGCTACCCATTCTCTCAGTTATTGGATTCGTTTCAGTTTACTGCATAGGATTCGGGCCACTTCCTTGGGCAGTTTTAGGAGAAATGTTCCCTGCCAATGTGAAGTCGATTGCTTCATCAATTGTTGCTTCAACGTGCTGGGTTCTTGGTTTCCTCGTAACCAAGTATTTCAGTGCAATGGATGAGGCTTTGGGGAGTCACTGGGCATTCTGGATCTTCGGTATATTCTGCTGTGGAGCTTTTGCTTTTACATTTACAATTGTTATGGAGACTAAAGGACTAAGTCTTCAGGAAATTCAAAACCGGCTAAATGGTCGTACTGCTACTGACTTTTAA
- the LOC129787463 gene encoding seminal metalloprotease 1-like, which translates to MFNSCFVIFSTITVVLTTPLFKEASYYGDHAEEQGDFFEGDMILSDEQLFNIVSKNVLKDEKFRWPDNTLIYSLSDDFSDEQKSYIKQGLDTIAGVSCVKFREKNDLDENYVLVSGTSGKGCSSAVGYKTGVQNLNLSPNDLEKGCFRLGTIMHEFLHALGVYHQQSADNRDDYVEIIWDNIKPSKELNFQKYSTDTTTQLGVEYDYDSVMHYPKTAFTSNGKPTIVPKKEDARIGQRMKLSEGDIAKLKLMHNC; encoded by the exons atgtTCAATAGttgttttgttattttctcCACAATTACGGTTGTCTTGACCACACCACTTTTCAAAGAAGCTTCATACT atgGAGACCATGCTGAAGAACAAGGAGATTTCTTTGAGGGTGATATGATCCTCTCAGATGAACAATTGTTCAATATTGTGTCAAAGAATGTTCtcaaagatgaaaaatttcgCTGGCCAGACAATACCCTCATCTACTCCCTGTCCGATGACTTTTCCGATGAACAAAAGTCCTACATAAAACAAGGCCTAGATACAATCGCCGGGGTTAGTTGCGTGAAGTTTCGAGAGAAGAATGACTTGGATGAAAATTATGTTCTTGTTTCT GGTACAAGCGGTAAAGGATGCTCCTCGGCGGTAGGTTACAAAACTGGCGTTCAAAACCTTAATCTATCGCCGAATGATTTGGAAAAAGGATGCTTTCGCCTTGGAACAATTATGCATGAATTTCTGCATGCTCTTGGGGTCTATCATCAACAAAGTGCAGACAACAGAGATGATTATGTTGAAATTATTTGGGATAATATTAAGCCGAGCAAGGagctgaattttcaaaaatattcaactgACACAACTACCCAGCTTGGCGTTGAATATGACTACGATAGTGTTATGCACTACCCCAAGACTGCCTTTACATCAAATGGAAAACCAACAATTGTCCCAAAGAAGGAAGATGCACGAATTGGCCAAAGAATGAAATTAAGTGAAGGGGATATTGCTAAACTTAAATTAATGCATAATTGCTAA